The segment GTGTCCTTGTCTCTttgtgattctctctctctctctctctctcccttttctcgGTGGGATTGGGTTTGCTACTTTCAGTGATTGTGTGTTTTGCTGTCAGTAACCAGGTAGGTCATGTTTTCCCCCTCTGTAGCTCTCTCACAGCTGCGTGTCCCTGCCAACACCACAGAGTATATCGTTGCAGCCAGATTTTCCTCTGTGCTGTTGCCTGGCTCTGAGATTGGGTCCTATGAAGCAGGAACATTGATTCAGTGGTCCATTATCCTGCCTGAAGGCCGGACCTCAATCGTGATTCACAGACTGCAAACAGAGTTCGTCCGCCTACGGGAGTTTTATTCCAACAGGATAATATACCACGTAGAGACCACCGCGCTGGAACTGAAGAGTGCTGACCTGGATGATAGAGCCATTTATGAAAACTCCGTCACCACATTTGGCTCTTCTGGCAAGAGGATGTATTACGATAAAATCCTGGATGTTCAAGGTAACTGTTGTGCtgctatatccctccaaacccttccctttcacatacccatccagatgcctctttaaTGCTgtaatcctctggcagctcactccatacccgtaccaccctctgccccttgGAGACAAGTCATTCAAGCAGAGGGTTGTGTAAGGGCTAATGCACCAACTTCAGTTCCTGACTTCATGCCACTTCTCTCCACTGACAGAAATCCTGAAGCCCCCAACAATAGTGCAGAATCCCAACCCTGCAACTGATCTCGTTCAGCTTCATTGTGTGCAGAAAAATGGGCAAGTCCAGGCAACCTCCTGGTCGAAAGACAGTAAACTACTTGAAAACAATGCAACCTACAAACTGTCGTTGGACAACAGAACACTAACTATTAAGATGGAATACCTGCAGACGTGTCAGCAGTATATGTGTGTGATCAGGAATAAAGTCAGTCAGAACTGGAACACTCATTTACTTGTCCAGGAAGGTACGGTTTATCGTGGTGCTATCGAAGTGAGTGTCTGATTCCATCTGTATGGAAATCCAAATACTTACAACTTTTacaaggtatctggatgggtatatgaataggaagggtttggagggatatgtgccgggtgctggcaggtgggactagattgggttgggatatctgggatagtatggacgggttgggccgaagggtctgtttccgtgctgtatgacacagCACCTTCTGATTCCTCCTTTTCCACCCTGCATTTTCATCCTCAGAGAAAACTCCAACAAACAGGATATACTGTGGGgagtgtcacggtggctcaggggttagcacggctgcctcacggcaccagggagccgggttcaatcccaccctcagacagactctctgtgtggagtttgcatgttctccccgtgtctgtgtgggtttcctccgggtgctccggtttcctcccacagtccaaagatgtgcaggttagtgtggattggccatggggaattgtcccatagtgcccagggatgtgcaggttagggtggattggccatgggaaattgtcccatagtgcccagggatgtgcaggttagggtggattggccatgggaaattgtcccatagtgcccagggatgtgcaggttagtgtggattggccatgggaaattgtcccatagtttcCCATGTGttagttaggtacattagtcagaggtaaatacagggtaggggaatggatctgggtggattacttcagagggtcagcatggatttgttgggtcgaagggtctgttcccaaaCTGTTGGGATTGAATGATTTGATAATTTCCTTGTCACCGAATCATGTTGATTAACAAATTAAAGAAATGAACTGTGGACTCGAGTATACTGTTGGGCTGTATAGAAatagcacagcacagaaacagacccttcggcccaacccgtccatgccgaccagatatcc is part of the Chiloscyllium plagiosum isolate BGI_BamShark_2017 unplaced genomic scaffold, ASM401019v2 scaf_24872, whole genome shotgun sequence genome and harbors:
- the LOC122545760 gene encoding hepatocyte cell adhesion molecule-like; the protein is MFSPSVALSQLRVPANTTEYIVAARFSSVLLPGSEIGSYEAGTLIQWSIILPEGRTSIVIHRLQTEFVRLREFYSNRIIYHVETTALELKSADLDDRAIYENSVTTFGSSGKRMYYDKILDVQEILKPPTIVQNPNPATDLVQLHCVQKNGQVQATSWSKDSKLLENNATYKLSLDNRTLTIKMEYLQTCQQYMCVIRNKVSQNWNTHLLVQEGLLMFHESSLISTTIAVVSTSLSYGAAVFILFFALGKYRVYKRHLQLTTVFVFCQMVALLCVLISSLLCSLDP